A part of Spodoptera frugiperda isolate SF20-4 chromosome 25, AGI-APGP_CSIRO_Sfru_2.0, whole genome shotgun sequence genomic DNA contains:
- the LOC118280184 gene encoding piggyBac transposable element-derived protein 3-like, with product MKMSRHVLSTHEIADALEDFDDDEDLQGLDIYINPPCDGTMSDGDSGEEDCDSINRLNRHQLLAPAEMVLRQREEHDEENRTIDEVLVSPSTSSQYLETLTPAAGPSSNRSRRSRHVETRADGTSSERSQQRQRIVRPRKWVKRDLRYQQCEWSPPLPRAVLTLTKESEPIEFFELFFSEDVIRYIVRHTVMYAVEKHNYNFCLSGDELSCFIGILLLSGYAPLPRRRMYWETNEDTHNVLVVKSMRRNRFEEIFRYFHVADNGNLRAGDKMAKIRPLFNIMNKKFLMYAPIEKNLSIDESMIPYYGRHGCKQHIHGKPIRFGFKAWVAATRLGYCLQADLYEGRSEARETGLGEHVVTKLMNTVKTEYPETLFSVYCDNFFTAPSLLSSLQENNVKITGTARQNRIDKCPLIDAKSCKKQPRGFYDYRLDTNDNICAVRWNDNSVVTLLSNEFGVHPVQKARRYSVAAKQKIDIDQPNVVQQYNRFMGGVDRLDANVGVYRIAIRGKKWYMPILMWLIDVAVNNAALLARSYGANVDTLEFRRSIARTLLLKYGNIRSQPGPRPQVRTNVPVSVRKHSADHIILTGQVRKRCALCKNKTIKMCRKCNVNLHDKCFAEFHS from the exons Atgaaaat GTCTCGTCACGTACTCTCGACACATGAAATAGCCGATGCCCTGGAGGATTTCGATGACGATGAAGATCTTCAGGGCCTTGATATTTATATCAATCCGCCTTGTGATGGTACCATGTCGGATGGCGATTCAGGTGAAGAAGATTGTGATAGCATAAATCGATTGAACCGTCATCAATTACTTGCTCCGGCGGAGATGGTGTTACGACAACGTGAAGAACATGATGAAGAAAACAGAACTATCGATGAGGTATTAGTCAGTCCTAGTACTAGTTCTCAATACCTAGAAACCCTTACACCGGCAGCAGGACCCAGCTCAAACAGGTCACGACGTTCTCGTCATGTTGAAACCCGGGCTGATGGAACTTCTTCAGAACGTAGTCAGCAACGGCAGCGCATCGTCAGGCCCCGCAAATGGGTAAAGCGAGACCTTCGTTACCAACAATGTGAGTGGTCACCTCCACTGCCACGAGCTGTTCTCACACTTACCAAAGAAAGTGAACCAATAGAATTCTTTGAACTATTTTTTAGTGAAGATGTTATAAGGTATATAGTCAGACACACCGTAATGTACGCTGTTGAAAAGcacaattataatttttgtttatcagGGGATGAGTTGAGCTGTTTCATAGGTATATTGCTCCTTAGCGGTTACGCGCCTTTACCGAGACGACGTATGTATTGGGAAACCAACGAAGATACCCACAATGTTTTAGTTGTGAAATCGATGCGGCGAAATCgatttgaagaaatatttaggtattttcaCGTTGCAGACAATGGTAACCTACGTGCAGGTGATAAAATGGCCAAAATTCGGCCATTGTTCAACATCATGAACAAAAAGTTTCTAATGTATGCTCCCATCGAAAAAAACTTGAGTATCGATGAATCAATGATACCATACTACGGGCGTCATGGCTGTAAGCAGCACATTCACGGCAAACCAATCCGTTTCGGCTTCAAAGCATGGGTAGCTGCGACTCGCTTAGGATACTGCTTACAAGCTGATTTATACGAAGGAAGATCTGAAGCGCGAGAAACAGGCCTAGGCGAACATGTTGTTACCAAATTGATGAATACGGTGAAGACCGAATACCCTGAAACACTATTTTCTGTGTATTGTGACAACTTTTTTACCGCTCCTAGTTTACTTAGCTCTTTGCAAGAAAACAATGTGAAAATAACTGGAACTGCTCGCCAAAATAGGATAGACAAGTGTCCACTAATAGATGCTAAGTCTTGCAAAAAGCAGCCTAGAGGATTTTATGATTATAGGTTGGACACAAATGACAACATCTGTGCTGTACGATGGAATGACAACAGCGTGGTGACATTGTTGTCTAATGAATTTGGAGTGCACCCTGTTCAAAAAGCACGTCGATATTCAGTTGCTGCTAAACAGAAAATTGATATTGATCAGCCAAATGTTGTTCAGCAATACAACCGATTTATGGGTGGAGTAGACAGACTTGATGCTAATGTGGGCGTTTACCGGATTGCCATCAGAGGAAAAAAATGGTATATGCCCATTTTGATGTGGTTGATAGACGTCGCTGTCAATAATGCTGCTTTACTCGCTAGATCATACGGGGCAAACGTAGATACTTTAGAATTTCGTCGGTCTATTGCAAGAACATTACTCCTGAAATATGGGAATATAAGATCTCAACCTGGGCCACGTCCGCAAGTGAGAACAAATGTACCGGTTTCTGTTAGAAAACATTCAGCTGATCATATTATTCTGACTGGCCAGGTCAGAAAACGATGTGcgttatgtaaaaataaaacaatcaaaatgtGTCGCAAATGTAACGTCAATTTGCATGATAAGTGTTTTGCAGAATTTCATTCCTAA